Proteins encoded together in one Microbacterium sp. ABRD28 window:
- a CDS encoding TerC/Alx family metal homeostasis membrane protein: MTYEIPTWFAITALIVLSLILLADLLIILKRPHIPSMREATLWVVFYVALALVFAVVLLLVTGSGDAMGEFVAGWLTEYSLSVDNLFVFVLLMSQFSVPRRYQQEVLMVGIIIALILRAIFIMLGAVLIENLSWIFYVFGLFLVYTAWRQAFPGKHDDDAQAETGIVRFLRRFIDISDGYDGSKLRTVVNGKKIFTPMILVFVAIGFTDLVFAIDSIPAIFGITQSPFIVFTANLFALMGLRQLYFLLGGLLDRLKYLHYGIAFILAFIGVKLFLHALHENELPFINGGEHVEWAPDISTWVSLGVIIAAMTVATLASLIAARREGEVVTTADAADRPAADLPDGSGRTPAEAAAAAVADERGTRTEVDGAATGDDGR, encoded by the coding sequence ATGACCTATGAGATTCCGACGTGGTTCGCGATCACCGCCCTGATCGTGCTGTCGCTGATTCTCCTCGCGGATCTGCTCATCATCCTCAAGCGCCCTCACATCCCCTCGATGAGGGAAGCGACGCTGTGGGTGGTGTTCTATGTCGCGCTCGCCCTGGTGTTCGCCGTCGTGCTGCTTCTGGTGACCGGCTCGGGGGACGCGATGGGCGAGTTCGTCGCGGGGTGGCTGACGGAGTACAGCCTCTCGGTCGACAACCTCTTCGTCTTCGTGCTGCTGATGAGTCAGTTCTCGGTGCCGCGCCGATATCAGCAGGAGGTGCTGATGGTGGGCATCATCATCGCGCTGATCCTGCGCGCCATCTTCATCATGCTCGGCGCCGTGCTGATCGAGAATCTGAGCTGGATCTTCTACGTCTTCGGCCTCTTCCTCGTCTACACCGCCTGGCGGCAGGCCTTCCCGGGCAAACACGACGACGATGCGCAGGCCGAAACGGGCATCGTGCGCTTCCTGCGTCGCTTCATCGACATCAGCGACGGGTACGACGGCTCGAAGCTGCGCACCGTCGTGAACGGCAAGAAGATCTTCACCCCGATGATCCTCGTCTTCGTCGCGATCGGTTTCACCGACCTGGTGTTCGCGATCGACTCGATCCCGGCGATCTTCGGCATCACCCAGAGCCCGTTCATCGTGTTCACGGCGAACCTGTTCGCACTGATGGGGCTGCGCCAGCTCTACTTCCTGCTCGGCGGTCTCCTGGACCGCTTGAAGTACCTGCATTACGGCATCGCCTTCATCCTCGCCTTCATCGGCGTGAAACTCTTCCTCCACGCCCTGCACGAGAACGAGCTGCCTTTCATCAACGGTGGCGAGCACGTCGAATGGGCGCCGGACATCTCGACGTGGGTGTCGCTGGGCGTGATCATCGCGGCGATGACGGTGGCGACCCTGGCGAGCCTCATCGCCGCCCGTCGCGAAGGCGAGGTGGTCACCACGGCGGATGCCGCGGACCGGCCGGCCGCCGACCTCCCCGACGGCTCGGGACGGACGCCGGCCGAAGCCGCCGCCGCGGCGGTGGCCGACGAAAGGGGAACCCGCACCGAAGTGGACGGCGCAGCCACCGGCGATGACGGACGATAA
- a CDS encoding RNA polymerase sigma factor — protein MTEQTDAALVARAAGGSELAFRSLYRAYVRPVYWVAHGLLHDVSDAEDVTQETFLVAWRKLPSLHLAGDSLLPWLVTVCRLQAANRMRRQRRDRTREVHGDLDETLPSTVDVEQQIIDADLVERILAEVDTLGELDRQIFRLCAAEGYGYQAAADELGVGHGVVRNRLSRIRTRVRTALKEST, from the coding sequence GTGACCGAGCAGACGGATGCGGCACTCGTCGCACGGGCCGCGGGCGGGAGTGAGCTCGCCTTCCGGTCGCTGTACCGCGCATACGTGCGGCCGGTGTACTGGGTCGCCCACGGGCTGCTCCACGACGTTTCGGACGCAGAGGACGTCACCCAGGAGACCTTCCTCGTCGCGTGGCGGAAGCTGCCGTCGCTGCACCTCGCGGGCGACTCCCTGCTTCCGTGGCTGGTGACCGTCTGCCGACTGCAGGCGGCAAACCGGATGCGACGGCAGCGCCGTGATCGGACCCGAGAGGTGCACGGCGACCTGGACGAGACGCTGCCTTCGACGGTCGACGTCGAACAGCAGATCATCGATGCCGATCTGGTGGAGCGCATCCTCGCCGAGGTCGACACCCTGGGCGAGCTCGACCGGCAGATCTTCCGGCTGTGCGCGGCGGAGGGATACGGCTATCAGGCGGCCGCCGACGAGCTCGGCGTCGGCCATGGCGTCGTCCGCAATCGTCTCTCCCGCATCCGCACCCGCGTGCGGACCGCCCTGAAGGAGAGCACATGA
- a CDS encoding DUF4349 domain-containing protein, with the protein MNTVQRTPLPDLSEERIDRIERGLFTGIDAERSIRHRRRRTGWITAGAAAAVIVVAAAIAPAVGGIVSPVASNESAVAPAGGDAATAPLDQGVPQEESGTADDLGAAGGAAAAQAPAARDIVTTASASIVVDDVPAAAEDVGAAAIALGGYVQSQSIGQTGVPIPIEPGIGGPDVSYPAPFDSRSGWVTVRIPADDLPTFVSGLAEIGEVTQSSIDRQDVTEQTVDLRARVEATQASVDRLEELLAQAGDLGDLIAAESALAERQATLESYQQQLESLEGQVELSTVSVSLSPRVEQVAADPAGFTDGLLAGWNGLIATLNGIVIAFGFLLPWLAVLGVVALVVWAILRVRRVRRARRGAAPVPAPAPQADGDSTR; encoded by the coding sequence ATGAACACCGTCCAGCGCACCCCGCTCCCCGACCTCAGCGAGGAACGGATCGACCGCATCGAGCGGGGGCTGTTCACCGGGATCGACGCCGAGCGATCGATCCGCCACCGGCGCCGCCGCACCGGCTGGATCACCGCCGGCGCGGCGGCCGCGGTGATCGTCGTGGCTGCCGCGATCGCCCCGGCTGTCGGAGGGATCGTCTCCCCCGTGGCGTCGAACGAATCCGCCGTCGCACCCGCCGGCGGCGATGCGGCCACGGCACCGCTCGACCAGGGCGTGCCTCAGGAGGAGAGCGGCACGGCCGACGACCTCGGAGCCGCTGGAGGCGCGGCAGCGGCGCAGGCGCCGGCGGCACGCGACATCGTCACGACCGCGTCGGCGAGCATCGTCGTCGACGATGTCCCGGCGGCTGCCGAGGACGTCGGTGCTGCAGCCATCGCGCTCGGCGGGTACGTGCAGTCGCAGTCGATCGGTCAGACCGGCGTGCCGATCCCCATCGAACCGGGGATCGGCGGACCGGACGTGTCGTACCCGGCACCCTTTGACAGCCGGTCCGGCTGGGTGACCGTGCGCATTCCCGCCGATGATCTGCCGACCTTCGTCTCGGGGCTCGCCGAGATCGGCGAGGTGACCCAGTCCTCGATCGACCGGCAGGACGTCACGGAGCAGACCGTCGATCTCCGGGCCCGCGTCGAGGCGACGCAGGCATCGGTCGACCGACTGGAAGAGCTTCTCGCACAGGCGGGCGACCTCGGTGACCTCATCGCCGCGGAAAGCGCGCTCGCCGAACGCCAGGCGACCCTGGAGTCCTATCAGCAGCAGCTGGAGTCGCTCGAAGGGCAGGTGGAGCTCTCGACGGTCTCGGTGTCGCTGTCGCCGCGGGTGGAGCAGGTCGCAGCCGACCCGGCGGGTTTCACCGACGGTCTTCTCGCCGGATGGAACGGTCTCATCGCCACGCTGAACGGCATCGTCATCGCTTTCGGGTTCCTTCTGCCCTGGCTCGCCGTTCTCGGTGTGGTCGCCCTCGTCGTCTGGGCGATCCTGCGCGTCCGCCGCGTGCGCCGGGCGCGGCGCGGCGCCGCGCCCGTACCGGCACCGGCACCGCAAGCAGACGGTGACAGCACCCGGTAG
- a CDS encoding fructose-specific PTS transporter subunit EIIC — protein sequence MSSPTSHTITPGLVSLDVGLGSDKSAVIRALADRVVAEGRATDAEALFSDAWAREQKDETGLPGGIAIPHAKSAAVTRPSLAFARLVPGVDFGADDGPADLVFLIAAPADAAEDHLAVLSKLARSLMDDDFTAGLRAAKSDDEVVAIVREAIGETGATSISAPTGPAQPAAADDARPRIVAVTACATGIAHTFMAADALTAAGDKAGVDLVVEPQGSSGYRPLPAEIIRDADAVIFAVDVDVREPQRFAGKPVVRTSVKRGIEQPEKLIADAVAAASDPRAERVGGAATAAAANSTAVQESVGARIKRWLLTGVSYMIPFVAGGGLLIALGFLLGGYQVTDDAANVIVQNSLWDLPAGGLGQYLGSVAFMIGATSMGFLVPVLAGFIAFAIADRPGIAPGFVAGAVAVLMSAGFIGGLIGGLLAGFIAWWLGRLPAPRWLRGLMPVVIIPLVGSVVASGLMILFLGRPIAQLMTWLTDWLNSLNGASAVILGVILGLMMCFDLGGPVNKVAYTFATTGLAAATASQPFSSPYLIMAAVMAAGMVPPLAMALASTVLARNLFTPVERENGKAAWLLGAAFISEGAIPFAAADLFRVIPASMLGGAVTGGLSMAIGVSSLAPHGGIFVFFAIQPIWGFLVSILAGVLVSAFAVIALKRWVHKREATVVAPVSTAVPVAA from the coding sequence ATGTCTTCACCGACGTCGCACACCATCACCCCCGGCCTTGTGAGCCTGGACGTCGGACTGGGGTCCGACAAGTCCGCAGTGATCCGCGCCCTCGCCGACCGTGTGGTCGCAGAGGGCCGCGCGACCGACGCGGAGGCGCTGTTCTCGGACGCGTGGGCTCGCGAGCAGAAGGACGAGACGGGCCTGCCCGGCGGCATCGCGATCCCACACGCCAAGAGCGCCGCCGTCACCCGCCCGTCGCTGGCCTTCGCCCGGCTGGTGCCGGGGGTCGACTTCGGTGCCGATGACGGACCCGCCGATCTGGTGTTCCTCATCGCCGCGCCCGCCGACGCCGCCGAGGACCACCTCGCCGTGCTGTCCAAGCTCGCGCGAAGCCTCATGGACGACGACTTCACCGCGGGTCTGCGCGCGGCGAAAAGCGACGACGAGGTCGTGGCGATCGTCCGAGAGGCGATCGGCGAAACGGGCGCGACCTCGATCTCCGCACCCACGGGACCTGCACAGCCCGCCGCTGCCGACGACGCTCGTCCGCGCATCGTCGCCGTCACGGCCTGCGCGACGGGAATCGCCCACACCTTCATGGCCGCGGACGCCCTGACGGCAGCGGGGGACAAGGCCGGGGTCGACCTCGTCGTGGAACCCCAGGGCTCCAGTGGCTATCGGCCGCTTCCAGCCGAGATCATCCGCGATGCCGACGCCGTCATCTTCGCCGTCGACGTCGACGTCCGCGAGCCCCAGCGTTTCGCAGGCAAGCCCGTCGTGCGCACCAGCGTCAAGCGCGGCATCGAGCAGCCGGAGAAGCTCATCGCCGACGCGGTCGCCGCGGCATCCGATCCGCGCGCCGAGAGGGTCGGCGGTGCAGCAACGGCGGCTGCGGCGAACTCCACGGCTGTTCAGGAATCGGTCGGCGCCCGCATCAAGCGCTGGCTCCTCACCGGCGTGAGCTACATGATTCCCTTCGTCGCGGGCGGCGGTCTGCTGATCGCGCTGGGATTCCTCCTCGGTGGGTACCAGGTGACCGACGATGCGGCGAACGTCATCGTGCAGAACTCGCTGTGGGATCTGCCCGCCGGCGGTCTCGGTCAGTACCTCGGCTCGGTCGCCTTCATGATCGGCGCGACCTCGATGGGCTTCCTCGTTCCGGTGCTGGCCGGGTTCATCGCCTTCGCGATCGCCGATCGGCCGGGCATCGCTCCCGGCTTCGTGGCGGGCGCGGTCGCCGTCCTGATGAGCGCGGGGTTCATCGGCGGGCTCATCGGCGGACTGCTGGCCGGATTCATCGCCTGGTGGCTCGGGCGTCTGCCGGCCCCTCGCTGGCTGCGCGGGCTCATGCCGGTGGTCATCATCCCGCTCGTCGGGTCGGTCGTCGCCTCCGGCCTCATGATCCTCTTCCTCGGTCGGCCCATCGCGCAGCTGATGACCTGGCTGACCGACTGGCTCAACAGCCTGAACGGCGCGTCGGCGGTCATCCTGGGGGTCATCCTCGGTCTGATGATGTGCTTCGACCTCGGAGGGCCCGTCAACAAGGTCGCCTACACCTTCGCCACCACCGGACTCGCAGCCGCGACGGCGTCGCAGCCGTTCTCCTCGCCCTACCTCATCATGGCGGCCGTGATGGCGGCCGGCATGGTGCCGCCGCTGGCGATGGCCCTCGCATCGACGGTGCTGGCGCGCAATCTCTTCACCCCCGTCGAACGCGAGAACGGCAAGGCGGCCTGGCTGCTGGGCGCCGCGTTCATCTCCGAGGGGGCGATCCCCTTCGCCGCAGCGGACCTCTTCCGCGTCATCCCGGCGTCGATGCTGGGCGGTGCGGTGACCGGCGGCCTGAGCATGGCGATCGGGGTGTCTTCGCTCGCGCCGCACGGTGGCATCTTCGTCTTCTTCGCGATCCAGCCCATCTGGGGCTTCCTCGTCTCGATCCTCGCGGGCGTCCTGGTGTCGGCTTTCGCCGTCATCGCGCTGAAGCGGTGGGTGCACAAGCGGGAGGCGACGGTCGTCGCTCCCGTGAGCACGGCGGTCCCCGTCGCAGCCTGA
- a CDS encoding hexose kinase → MIVTLTANPSLDRTVALDSVLRPGEVQQAVSVREDAGGKGVNVSRAIVAAGVPTLALVPLNPHDPYADLLRETGVPTRSTAVAGRVRANIALTDPAGTTTKINLPGARLTIADRRAAIADTVAASRGARWLVLAGSVPPGVGDDFYADVIDAVREAPDAPLIAVDTSGAALAVVVERSRPDLIKPNDAELAQLAGLGGALGGSDPDVADLVAEVVRVGAGLVPGSVGSALVTLGSLGAVLLTEGGAWFAAPPSVRAVSTVGAGDSSLAGYVLAAVAGAGPAERLERAVRYGAAAASLPGTQIPTPADLPTGEVRAVALVAERTTPAGIAP, encoded by the coding sequence ATGATCGTCACGCTCACGGCGAACCCGTCGTTGGATCGCACCGTTGCGCTGGATTCCGTCCTGCGGCCCGGTGAGGTGCAGCAGGCTGTGTCCGTCCGCGAGGATGCCGGGGGCAAGGGGGTCAACGTCTCGCGCGCGATCGTCGCCGCGGGAGTGCCCACCCTCGCGCTCGTGCCTCTGAATCCGCACGACCCCTACGCCGATCTGCTCCGTGAGACGGGAGTGCCCACCCGTTCGACCGCAGTGGCCGGTCGCGTCCGAGCCAACATCGCACTGACCGATCCCGCGGGGACGACGACCAAGATCAATCTGCCGGGGGCTCGTCTGACGATCGCCGACCGCCGCGCGGCCATCGCCGACACCGTCGCGGCCAGCCGAGGTGCCCGCTGGCTGGTCTTGGCAGGTTCCGTGCCGCCGGGTGTCGGCGACGACTTCTACGCGGATGTCATCGACGCCGTCCGCGAGGCTCCCGACGCGCCCCTCATCGCGGTCGACACCTCAGGCGCGGCGCTCGCTGTCGTGGTCGAGCGGAGTCGCCCCGATCTCATCAAGCCCAACGACGCGGAACTCGCGCAGCTGGCCGGTCTCGGCGGCGCACTCGGAGGTTCGGACCCCGACGTCGCCGACCTCGTCGCCGAGGTCGTCCGCGTCGGGGCCGGCCTCGTTCCCGGTTCGGTGGGTTCGGCGCTGGTGACGCTGGGATCCCTGGGCGCCGTGCTGCTGACCGAGGGTGGCGCGTGGTTCGCCGCACCCCCGTCGGTCCGGGCGGTGAGCACCGTCGGTGCGGGGGACAGCTCCCTCGCCGGATACGTGCTCGCGGCGGTCGCCGGCGCGGGCCCCGCCGAACGGCTCGAGCGCGCGGTCCGCTACGGCGCCGCCGCGGCATCGCTTCCCGGCACCCAGATCCCCACTCCCGCCGACCTCCCCACCGGGGAGGTTCGAGCCGTCGCGCTCGTCGCCGAGCGCACCACCCCTGCGGGCATCGCCCCGTGA
- a CDS encoding DeoR/GlpR family DNA-binding transcription regulator, which translates to MYATERQDAIERELLTAGRVSVVDLARDFGVTTETVRRDLDALERAGALRRVHGGAVAASRGGTSETAVADRGAVRGDEKARIAVRAAEALAGLGGSIFIDAGTTTAAFAREFAARTPVDGAARLELVTHAVPIAFDLGAHADLTLTLIGGRVRGLTAAAVGSAAVEAISQLRPDVAVIGTNGISAAFGLSTPDPEEAAVKRAVVSAARRVIVLADTSKVGEEYLVRFAGLEDIDVLVTETTPPAELGDALKSADVEVWTA; encoded by the coding sequence ATGTACGCGACGGAGCGACAGGACGCGATCGAGCGGGAACTGCTGACGGCTGGTCGTGTTTCCGTCGTCGACCTCGCCCGTGACTTCGGGGTGACCACGGAAACCGTGCGACGCGACCTCGATGCGCTGGAGCGCGCGGGTGCGCTGCGTCGGGTTCATGGCGGCGCGGTCGCCGCGTCACGCGGCGGAACCAGTGAGACCGCCGTCGCCGATCGCGGCGCGGTGCGCGGAGACGAGAAGGCGCGCATCGCCGTTCGGGCAGCCGAAGCACTGGCCGGCCTCGGCGGATCCATCTTCATCGACGCCGGAACGACGACCGCGGCCTTCGCACGGGAATTCGCCGCCCGCACCCCCGTCGACGGTGCCGCACGGCTCGAGCTGGTCACCCACGCCGTTCCCATCGCCTTCGACCTCGGAGCCCATGCCGATCTGACCCTGACCCTCATCGGCGGGAGGGTGCGGGGTCTGACGGCGGCCGCCGTCGGCTCGGCGGCGGTGGAGGCCATCTCTCAGCTCCGCCCCGACGTCGCGGTCATCGGCACGAACGGGATCTCGGCCGCCTTCGGACTCAGCACGCCCGACCCCGAGGAGGCGGCGGTCAAGCGGGCCGTCGTGAGCGCTGCGCGACGAGTCATCGTCCTCGCCGACACCAGCAAGGTGGGGGAGGAGTACCTGGTGCGGTTCGCGGGGCTCGAGGACATCGACGTCCTCGTCACCGAGACCACGCCCCCCGCAGAACTCGGCGATGCGCTCAAGAGCGCCGACGTGGAGGTGTGGACCGCATGA
- a CDS encoding serine/threonine-protein kinase: MSPTPSSPDPLLDGRYRLGDLVGEGGMARVYRAEDVLLGRSVAVKVLRPGVEGSASPERARAEVAALAALSHPALVMLLDASLEPGKPEYLVMEFVEGQTLARALSASPLPPTEVAALAAELAEALHVVHAAGVVHRDLKPANILVTPSPLPHRLFRAKLADFGIAYLLDSARITTPGTVIGTASYLAPEQVRGAAPAPPADIYALGLVLLEALTGTRAFPAASAAEAALARLGAPPRIPADVGPGWRALLERMTDLDPARRPAALEVAVATADLTGSTPVEMATAVLPAAPGRGEEPTAVLAPAHPTGAAAPTRRRRAPVAWGAVAAGAALVLGLGTWAAVSAGTAMPGPAANDPSESPVPATTTSDPGVDPAFEQPADPAPPADEQTQRDAEKAQREAEKEAEKARKEAEKEAEREREEAEDGPGDGDG; the protein is encoded by the coding sequence GTGTCCCCCACCCCGTCCTCACCCGATCCGCTCCTCGATGGCCGCTATCGTCTGGGAGACCTCGTCGGCGAGGGTGGGATGGCGCGGGTGTACCGCGCAGAAGACGTGCTCCTCGGGCGCTCGGTGGCCGTCAAAGTCCTGCGCCCAGGCGTGGAGGGATCGGCTTCGCCCGAGCGGGCACGGGCCGAAGTCGCGGCTCTGGCCGCCCTGAGCCATCCGGCCCTGGTGATGCTTCTGGACGCGAGCCTGGAACCGGGAAAGCCCGAGTACCTCGTCATGGAGTTCGTGGAGGGGCAGACGCTCGCCCGAGCATTGTCCGCCAGCCCACTGCCTCCGACCGAAGTGGCGGCACTCGCCGCCGAACTCGCCGAGGCCCTGCACGTGGTCCACGCAGCCGGTGTCGTGCACCGCGACCTCAAACCGGCCAACATCCTGGTCACACCGTCTCCCCTGCCCCATCGCCTGTTCCGCGCCAAGCTCGCGGACTTCGGCATCGCCTACCTGCTCGACAGCGCGCGGATCACCACACCCGGCACCGTGATCGGCACCGCGTCCTACCTGGCCCCCGAGCAGGTGCGCGGTGCCGCCCCCGCCCCGCCAGCCGACATCTACGCGCTCGGATTGGTGCTGCTCGAAGCGCTGACCGGCACGCGGGCGTTCCCTGCCGCGTCCGCCGCCGAGGCGGCACTCGCCCGATTGGGTGCGCCGCCTCGCATCCCTGCTGATGTCGGGCCGGGATGGCGGGCGCTCCTGGAGCGCATGACGGACCTCGATCCCGCCCGCAGGCCGGCGGCGCTGGAGGTCGCCGTGGCGACGGCCGACCTCACCGGCAGCACACCGGTCGAGATGGCGACCGCCGTGCTCCCGGCGGCACCCGGGCGCGGTGAGGAGCCGACGGCCGTCCTCGCTCCTGCTCATCCGACCGGCGCAGCCGCCCCCACCCGACGTCGCCGTGCCCCGGTCGCCTGGGGGGCCGTCGCGGCCGGAGCGGCACTGGTCCTGGGACTGGGCACGTGGGCCGCCGTCAGCGCCGGCACCGCCATGCCCGGACCGGCGGCGAATGACCCGAGCGAGAGCCCCGTGCCGGCGACGACGACCTCCGACCCCGGGGTGGACCCGGCCTTCGAACAGCCCGCCGATCCCGCCCCGCCGGCCGACGAGCAGACGCAGCGCGACGCCGAGAAGGCCCAGCGAGAGGCAGAGAAGGAGGCAGAGAAGGCACGCAAGGAGGCCGAGAAGGAAGCAGAACGCGAACGCGAGGAGGCCGAGGACGGCCCCGGCGACGGCGACGGCTGA
- a CDS encoding MBL fold metallo-hydrolase produces MRVTKHEHAALTLEDSGSTLVIDPGTFTDPLYDLREVAGIVLTHEHPDHWTADHLDRILKMSPGTPVYGPPGVAAAAAGFDVIVVNPGDTLELGPFRLRFFGGQHAVIHSSLPVVDNVGVLVNDVFYYPGDSYTVPGGVDVQLLAAPLGAPWLKIGEAIDFVLAVKPRQAFGTHDMTLSILGRDMHRGRLRWATEQNGGEFFELEPGDSIDV; encoded by the coding sequence ATGCGAGTCACCAAGCACGAACACGCGGCGCTCACCCTCGAAGACTCCGGCTCGACGCTGGTGATCGATCCCGGCACCTTCACCGACCCCCTCTACGACCTCCGCGAGGTCGCGGGGATCGTGCTGACGCACGAGCACCCCGATCACTGGACGGCCGATCATCTCGACCGCATCCTGAAGATGTCGCCGGGTACCCCCGTCTACGGTCCGCCGGGCGTCGCCGCGGCCGCGGCGGGCTTCGATGTGATCGTCGTGAATCCCGGCGACACCCTGGAGCTCGGGCCGTTCCGCCTCCGGTTCTTCGGCGGCCAGCACGCGGTCATCCACTCCTCGCTCCCGGTCGTCGACAACGTCGGGGTCCTCGTGAACGACGTCTTCTACTACCCCGGCGACTCCTACACCGTTCCCGGGGGTGTGGACGTGCAGCTGCTGGCCGCGCCCCTGGGTGCCCCCTGGCTGAAGATCGGCGAGGCGATCGACTTCGTGCTCGCAGTGAAGCCCCGACAGGCTTTCGGAACCCATGACATGACGCTGTCGATCCTCGGGCGCGACATGCACCGTGGGCGGCTGCGCTGGGCGACCGAGCAGAACGGCGGCGAGTTCTTCGAACTCGAGCCCGGGGACTCGATCGACGTCTGA
- a CDS encoding phosphotransferase — MPGMPPADVQITSALVAGLIRRSVPDVGSETLSAQPAARGWDCETWRLGEKLAVRLPRRAAAAAGVAHEQAVMRSLSENLAAADVGAPDVVFAGRPDETFPYPWSVVTWHEGSTGLDVAREDRRAWAAPLAHALRAIHRTAPGDLPANPARGGALSTRAESVARHLSALRETSTVGARDIGLLARLWDEGLAADGWRGAPALIHGDLHPGNLIARGPRLVAVIDFIDVAPGDPAYDLAAAWLCFDADGRRAFIRNTEDVFAADDWIRARAWAAAFTAILLGQSDDLPAYAALARESLAELRRWP, encoded by the coding sequence ATGCCGGGGATGCCGCCTGCCGACGTCCAGATCACCTCGGCGCTCGTGGCGGGGCTGATCCGCCGCTCCGTTCCCGACGTCGGGTCCGAGACGCTCTCAGCCCAGCCGGCCGCGAGAGGCTGGGACTGCGAGACCTGGCGGCTGGGTGAGAAGCTCGCGGTGCGTCTGCCCCGTCGTGCCGCCGCCGCGGCCGGCGTCGCGCATGAGCAGGCGGTCATGCGGTCGCTGTCCGAGAATCTCGCGGCCGCCGACGTCGGCGCACCGGACGTGGTGTTCGCGGGGCGGCCGGACGAGACCTTCCCCTATCCGTGGTCGGTGGTCACCTGGCACGAGGGCAGTACCGGACTGGACGTCGCCCGGGAGGATCGCCGGGCGTGGGCGGCACCACTGGCTCACGCACTTCGCGCGATTCATCGCACCGCCCCGGGCGATCTCCCCGCCAATCCCGCCCGCGGGGGCGCGCTTTCCACGCGAGCCGAGAGCGTCGCACGTCATCTCTCCGCCCTCCGCGAGACGTCGACGGTGGGCGCCCGCGACATCGGCCTGCTGGCGAGACTGTGGGACGAGGGCCTCGCGGCCGACGGATGGCGCGGTGCGCCCGCACTCATCCACGGCGACCTCCACCCGGGGAACCTCATCGCGCGCGGACCTCGACTGGTCGCGGTGATCGACTTCATCGACGTCGCCCCCGGCGACCCCGCCTACGATCTCGCCGCCGCCTGGCTCTGCTTCGATGCTGACGGGCGCCGCGCCTTCATCCGGAACACCGAGGATGTCTTCGCCGCCGACGATTGGATCCGCGCCCGCGCCTGGGCGGCGGCGTTCACGGCGATCCTCCTCGGGCAGAGTGACGATCTGCCCGCCTACGCGGCGCTCGCCCGAGAGAGCCTCGCGGAGCTGCGCCGATGGCCCTGA